The following is a genomic window from Romeriopsis navalis LEGE 11480.
CATACGGGTTTCCGCTGGCCGGGCGGTAACGGGCTTATCCGGGAAAATCCGAATCCAGATTTTTCCGCCCCGGCGAATGTAACGCACCATGGCACGACGACCGGCCTCAATTTGGCGGGAAGTGATCCAGGATGGCTCGATCGCTTGCAGACCGTAGTCGCCGAAGTTTAGCTCGTTTCCACGGGTGGCTAAACCTCGCATCCGACCGCGCTGCTGCTTGCGGTATTTAACTCTTCTTGGACTTAGCATATCGGTTTACCTTGACTTGTCAGGGGTTGACCGCAGCCGATCGCCCAGCTGTGGGCGATCAAACTGGGTTTAGCCATCGTTCGAACGATCTTCAAACTGTTGGCGGCGGCGCTGGTTACCACGACGACGCGGCTGGTTCGCTGGTGCAACTTCTTCTTGCAGCTCTTGACCCGGGATAACTTCACCTTTGAAGACCCAGATCTTAATGCCCAACGTCCCGTAGACAGTCTGAGCCGTGCAGTAGTTGTAGTCGATGTTGGCGCGCAGCGTGTGTAACGGCACACGACCTTCACGAGTCCACTCAGAACGGGCAATTTCTGCGCCGTTCAAGCGACCACCAACCTGGATTTTGATCCCCTCAACACCAGCTCGTTGCGCCCGTTGAATCACCTGACGCACCACTCGGCGGAAGGAAACTCGACGCTCCAGTTGCTCGGCAATATACTCACCGATCAACGCCGATTCAGCATCGACCCGTGCCACTTCCACCACATTGATACGGATTTGGCGGCTGGGATCGCCTACCAGTTTTTGCAACGCATTCCGCAGCACCTCGATCCCCGACCCCCCACGCCCGACAATCACGCCAGGACGAGAAGTGCGAATTTCGAGATCAATTTGGTCTGCCTTCCGCTCAATCTTGATATCAGCGATACCCGGCTTCCGGAGGTTCTCCAAGTTCTGCGGGTTCTTGGTAACGAACTCACGAATCTTATGGTCTTCCTGAAGTAATTCAGGATACTTCCGGCCATCAGCAAACCACTTGGAGCGGTGCTCCTTAATGATGCCGAGGCGAAAGCCATTGGGGTTAATTTTCTGTCCCATCGGGTTACTCCTTAAGCCTCTGTACCGTCGGTCACTGCCACGGTGATATGGCAAGTGGGTTTACGAATCTGAAACGCACGACCCTGCGCCCGGGGGCGGAATCGTTTTAAGCTCGGACCCATATCGGCATAGGCCGTCGAAATGGTCAAGCTGGCGCGGTCCATACCTTCGTTGTTCTCCGCGTTAGCGGCAGCCGAACGGAGGGCTTTCAAAATTGGCTCACAGGAGCGGTAGGGCATAAACTCGAGCAAAATTAGCGCATCCCGGTAAGAACGGCCTCGAATTTGGTCCAACACTCGGCGCACCTTGCGGGGAGACATCCGAATGTACTTCGCTGTGGCTTTAACTTCTCTTGTTGCAGTTGCCATGATGTTCTCCTTAACGACGGCCCTTCTTATCAGTACCGTGTCCGCGGAAGGTCCGAGTCGGTGCGAATTCGCCCAACTTGTGACCCACCATTTGCTCCGAGACAAAAACCGGTACGTGGGTTCTGCCGTTGTGGACACCGAATGTCATACCGATCATGTTAGGCAAAATTGTCGATGCCCGGGACCATGTCTTGATGACTGAGTTGTCGCCTTTTTCACGCGCTGTCTCCACCTTTTTGAGGAGGTGATCAGCAACAAAGGGACCTTTCTTGAGTGAACGTGCCATGTCTTGTTACTCCCTCTAGGTTTAAGACTCGCGACCGCCGCGTCCCCGCTTGGAAGACTTACGACGACGACGCACAATATACTTGCTGCTCAACTTTTTCTTGTTGCGGGTCTTTTTACCCAACGCAGGCTTACCCCAAGGGGTCACAGGACCCGATCGACCGATCGGTGCGCGACCTTCACCACCACCATGGGGGTGGTCAACGGGGTTCATCACACTACCACGGACCTGGGGACGACGGCCTTTATGACGTGTCCGACCGGCTTTACCCATGGTCAAGTTGCGGTGCTCAGTGTTGCCGACCTGACCGATCGTGGCATAGCACTCACGGTGAATCAGACGCACTTCCGTCGATGGCAGCTTGAGGGTGACGTAGTCACCTTCTTTCGCCGCCACTTGAGCCGAAGCACCAGCGGCCCGGGCCATTTGACCACCTTTACCCGGTTGCAACTCAATATTATGAATTGTCGTACCCAGGGGAATTGCCTTCAATGGCAGCGCATTACCCACTTCAAACGGGGCATCTTCACCCGCTCGAATCACCGAACCAACCTTCAATCCCACGGGATGAAGGATATAGCGCTTTTCACCGTCAACATAGTTGACCAGAGCGATCCGCGCATTGCGGAACGGATCGTACTCAATCGCAACGATCTTGCCGTCAACATTGCGCTTATCACGCTTGAAATCGATTATCCGATACAGCTTCTTGTGACCACCACCACGGTGACGACAAGTAATTACACCCCGGTTATTCCGGCCTTTCTTCCGATGGACGGAAACCGTCAGGGATTTTTCCGGTGTGGTTTTCGTAATCTCAGCGAAGTCAGAAACGCTGCGATCACGAGTACCCGGGGTTAACGGCTTATAACTACGAATGCCCATGTTTTACCTCGCGCGTTTCACTAACTTTCGGGGAACAACGGAATGGAATCGCCTTCGGCCAATTTGACCACAGCGCGCTTCACACCAGGCTTGTAACCCATGTACTTGCCGACTCGCTTTTTCTTGCGGGGTGGCTTGTGGGTGCTGATACCAATCACCTTGACGTTGAACAGATATTCAATCGCCGCTCGGATTTCAGTCTTGTCAGCGCGGGGATCAACCTCAAAGGTGTAATGGTTGTTCTCCAACGACATCGTCGCTTTCTCAGTAATGATCGGGCGATAAACGATGTCCGCCAATTGGCGTTGATCAATTGTCTTAGTCATTACCGTACACCTCATGAATCTTGGCGATCGCCGCTTCAGTCGCAATGATTTGGTCGGCGTGCAGCATATCGTAAACGTTCAAGTTATCCGCCGAGATGAGGCGCAACTTTTCAACATTACGAGCGGAGAGATAGACGTTCTCGTCCCGCTCACCGACGATGATCAACACTTTCGCACCGGGCTCAACGCCCCAACGACCGAGCGCTTCAATCAAGTCTTTCGTCTTGGGCCGATCGAAGTTACTAGCAAAGTCTTCAACCACGACCAAGTCCGCCGCGCGACTCACGAGCGCTGTACGCAATGCCAAACGTCGTTCCTTGCGGTTCATCTTGACACTGTAATCCCGGGGTTTCGGCCCGAAAATTACACCACCACCCCGCCATAGGGGAGAACGATTCGAACCCGCACGGGCGCGACCGGTTCCCTTTTGACGCCAGGGCTTGCGACCACCACCACGCACTTCCGCACGGGTTTTCGTCGAAGCCGTACCTTGACGCTGGTTGGCCAACTGGCGTACCAACGCACGGTGCACAACAGCATTGGCAGTTTCGTCTTTGGCGACCTTCAGGTCAAGCGTCGCTGACCC
Proteins encoded in this region:
- the rplP gene encoding 50S ribosomal protein L16, which gives rise to MLSPRRVKYRKQQRGRMRGLATRGNELNFGDYGLQAIEPSWITSRQIEAGRRAMVRYIRRGGKIWIRIFPDKPVTARPAETRMGSGKGSPEYWVAVVKPGRIMYEMVGVEEDVAREALRLASHKMPIKTKVVVRDKKKEADD
- the rpsC gene encoding 30S ribosomal protein S3, translating into MGQKINPNGFRLGIIKEHRSKWFADGRKYPELLQEDHKIREFVTKNPQNLENLRKPGIADIKIERKADQIDLEIRTSRPGVIVGRGGSGIEVLRNALQKLVGDPSRQIRINVVEVARVDAESALIGEYIAEQLERRVSFRRVVRQVIQRAQRAGVEGIKIQVGGRLNGAEIARSEWTREGRVPLHTLRANIDYNYCTAQTVYGTLGIKIWVFKGEVIPGQELQEEVAPANQPRRRGNQRRRQQFEDRSNDG
- the rplV gene encoding 50S ribosomal protein L22, with product MATATREVKATAKYIRMSPRKVRRVLDQIRGRSYRDALILLEFMPYRSCEPILKALRSAAANAENNEGMDRASLTISTAYADMGPSLKRFRPRAQGRAFQIRKPTCHITVAVTDGTEA
- the rpsS gene encoding 30S ribosomal protein S19; amino-acid sequence: MARSLKKGPFVADHLLKKVETAREKGDNSVIKTWSRASTILPNMIGMTFGVHNGRTHVPVFVSEQMVGHKLGEFAPTRTFRGHGTDKKGRR
- the rplB gene encoding 50S ribosomal protein L2, encoding MGIRSYKPLTPGTRDRSVSDFAEITKTTPEKSLTVSVHRKKGRNNRGVITCRHRGGGHKKLYRIIDFKRDKRNVDGKIVAIEYDPFRNARIALVNYVDGEKRYILHPVGLKVGSVIRAGEDAPFEVGNALPLKAIPLGTTIHNIELQPGKGGQMARAAGASAQVAAKEGDYVTLKLPSTEVRLIHRECYATIGQVGNTEHRNLTMGKAGRTRHKGRRPQVRGSVMNPVDHPHGGGEGRAPIGRSGPVTPWGKPALGKKTRNKKKLSSKYIVRRRRKSSKRGRGGRES
- a CDS encoding 50S ribosomal protein L23 codes for the protein MTKTIDQRQLADIVYRPIITEKATMSLENNHYTFEVDPRADKTEIRAAIEYLFNVKVIGISTHKPPRKKKRVGKYMGYKPGVKRAVVKLAEGDSIPLFPES
- the rplD gene encoding 50S ribosomal protein L4: MVDCSVKDWKGGDKGSATLDLKVAKDETANAVVHRALVRQLANQRQGTASTKTRAEVRGGGRKPWRQKGTGRARAGSNRSPLWRGGGVIFGPKPRDYSVKMNRKERRLALRTALVSRAADLVVVEDFASNFDRPKTKDLIEALGRWGVEPGAKVLIIVGERDENVYLSARNVEKLRLISADNLNVYDMLHADQIIATEAAIAKIHEVYGND